Proteins encoded in a region of the Candidatus Moanabacter tarae genome:
- the pabA gene encoding Aminodeoxychorismate/anthranilate synthase component 2, producing the protein MLLIIDNFDSFTYNLVQCFGELGVEQKVYRSDEITTEEAAALNPDRILISPGPKTPDFAGVSLKIIEAFCHKTPILGVCLGHQCIGQCFGSRIVKATNLMHGKTSMIHHRGDQIFEGLDSPFPAARYHSLVIDPDSVPDSLQVIADTSEGEIMAIKHLEFPVWGVQFHPESLATNQGILILQNFLNQTS; encoded by the coding sequence ATGCTTCTAATCATCGACAACTTTGATTCCTTCACCTATAACCTGGTCCAGTGTTTTGGGGAGCTTGGCGTCGAACAAAAGGTCTACCGTAGCGACGAGATTACCACAGAAGAAGCAGCCGCATTAAATCCTGATCGCATTTTGATATCGCCTGGACCCAAAACTCCCGATTTCGCCGGAGTCAGCCTCAAAATAATCGAAGCCTTTTGTCACAAAACTCCTATCTTAGGAGTCTGCCTCGGACACCAATGTATTGGTCAATGCTTTGGCAGCCGCATTGTGAAGGCAACCAATCTCATGCATGGCAAAACATCCATGATACACCACCGCGGTGATCAGATCTTCGAAGGGTTGGATTCCCCCTTTCCCGCTGCGCGCTATCATTCCCTCGTCATTGATCCAGATTCTGTTCCAGATTCCCTTCAGGTGATAGCTGACACTTCCGAGGGTGAGATCATGGCCATCAAGCACCTGGAATTTCCTGTGTGGGGTGTCCAGTTTCATCCCGAATCACTCGCCACTAATCAAGGGATCCTGATTCTCCAAAATTTCCTCAACCAGACAAGCTAA
- the nrdR gene encoding Transcriptional repressor NrdR — MICPKCSTHDTRVIDSRIGRNGLSIRRRRQCPACAYRFTTIEEVLRGDRVVIKSDGRREEFDRNKMLHGIRRACEKRPIDLEQIDMLISDVVIELEGEFDQEIPSAAIGKWTMEKLRLIDDIAYIRFASAYRNFQEESSRSIASRPNE, encoded by the coding sequence ATGATCTGCCCCAAGTGTTCAACTCATGATACCCGGGTAATAGATTCGAGAATTGGACGAAACGGCCTCTCTATAAGGCGCCGTCGTCAGTGCCCTGCATGCGCTTACCGATTCACAACAATTGAGGAAGTTCTCCGCGGCGATCGAGTCGTAATTAAATCAGACGGCCGCCGAGAGGAATTCGATCGTAACAAAATGTTACATGGGATCCGACGGGCCTGCGAAAAGAGACCAATCGACCTTGAACAGATTGACATGCTCATATCTGATGTTGTGATCGAACTAGAAGGCGAGTTTGACCAAGAAATCCCAAGCGCAGCAATCGGGAAATGGACCATGGAGAAACTAAGACTAATTGATGATATAGCATACATTCGATTTGCCAGCGCTTATCGCAATTTCCAGGAGGAGAGTAGCAGATCCATTGCCTCACGGCCAAATGAATAA
- a CDS encoding Purine nucleoside phosphoramidase, translated as MEKPIFQKIIDRDIPAKIEYEDDLCIAIHDLNPQAPTHILVIPKKVIQRIGDADDDDREILGHLLLTATNISKKNKLSSGFRIVINNGPHGGESVPHMHVHLLGGRQMAWPPG; from the coding sequence ATGGAAAAACCCATATTCCAAAAGATAATCGATCGAGATATCCCAGCCAAAATTGAATACGAGGATGATCTTTGTATTGCTATTCATGACCTCAACCCTCAGGCCCCTACCCACATCCTCGTAATTCCCAAAAAGGTAATTCAACGCATTGGAGACGCTGATGATGATGATCGTGAAATCCTCGGACATCTTCTCCTAACAGCCACCAACATCTCTAAAAAAAACAAACTCTCCTCCGGTTTTCGTATTGTCATCAATAATGGTCCCCACGGTGGTGAAAGCGTACCCCATATGCATGTTCACCTCCTCGGAGGCCGCCAAATGGCCTGGCCCCCAGGCTAA